AACGATCAGGGATGCGGCGAACATGATCTTGACTCCAGTTTATTGCGCAACGACCGTGCCTTGCGCGGTCTGCTCGTGAAACTCGCCCACGAATGAGTAGCGACCGGGGCTGAGCGGCCCAATGTAGAGGGTTGTGGAACTGTTGGCCGCAATCACTTTTTCGCGGTTAAGCGCGTGGCTCTCGAATTCTTCCGCCGTACTGTCCTGGTTTACGACAGTGAGCTTGATCTTCTTGCCCGCCGGCACAATGAGTTCCGCAGGCTGAAAGCGGTGGTCACGAATCGTGAGGGTGAAGTCGGCATCAGCTGCAGTACTGGCGATTGGAAGCAGCAGGACGGCGGTTAGTAAATATTTCATAGGGGACCTTTCTTCCTTCATCTCAATAAGTAATGACTAAATGATAATCATTCTTGATTATAAATGCAAGTAGTTCTCATTGAAGGAGCACATGGAAGCGAGGGAGCGATAGCGGACGAGCGGTGTGCGACGCCCCCCGCGTAGCCGTAGGGCCGGATGTTTTGTCGGAGTCCGCGCGGTAGCGCGGGTGGAGACAAAATAGGAGGCAACCGGCACGGCG
The DNA window shown above is from Gammaproteobacteria bacterium and carries:
- a CDS encoding cupredoxin domain-containing protein; translated protein: MKYLLTAVLLLPIASTAADADFTLTIRDHRFQPAELIVPAGKKIKLTVVNQDSTAEEFESHALNREKVIAANSSTTLYIGPLSPGRYSFVGEFHEQTAQGTVVAQ